One stretch of Halobacillus litoralis DNA includes these proteins:
- a CDS encoding carbohydrate ABC transporter permease, protein MTNHRKIALALSIIHGFGQFYNKQWLKGSAFFILMASFFIAFSDLLQFGFWGLFTLGTDPNYDHSIVLLVEGILTLIVTILGLGVYAFNLRDAFKVGKQRDLNEAPNSVRQQYQNLVGGGFPYLMMTPGFLLLVFVVIFPILFVVLLSFTNYDLYHSPPANLVDWVGFQNFIEIFNIPIWRDTFFSVLAWTVIWTFGATTLQIALGIFLAVLMNQKGIILQKTIRTIFILPWAVPAFVSILVFAGMFNETFGTINRDILAAFGLGDIPWLTNPTYTKIALIMIQTWLGFPFIFAMVTGVLQSIPNELYEAADVDGASIFQKFRSITLPLVLYATAPIMITQYTFNFNNFNVIFLFNGGGPAVPNQNAGGTDILISWIYNLTMTSAQYGKAAAITMILSLIVITVALWQFRRTKSFQEEDMM, encoded by the coding sequence ATGACCAATCATCGTAAGATTGCTTTAGCGCTCTCGATCATTCATGGTTTTGGACAGTTTTATAATAAACAGTGGCTGAAAGGTTCCGCTTTTTTCATTTTAATGGCCTCTTTTTTCATCGCCTTTTCCGACTTGCTGCAGTTCGGATTTTGGGGTCTATTTACGCTTGGAACCGATCCCAATTACGATCATTCCATCGTTTTGCTCGTAGAAGGAATATTGACTCTGATCGTCACCATTTTGGGATTAGGCGTCTATGCATTTAACTTAAGAGATGCTTTTAAAGTGGGAAAACAAAGAGACCTGAATGAAGCACCAAACTCTGTCAGGCAACAGTATCAAAACCTGGTAGGTGGAGGATTCCCTTACCTGATGATGACGCCTGGCTTCCTGTTGCTTGTATTCGTCGTCATTTTTCCGATCTTATTCGTTGTTTTATTATCATTTACAAACTATGACTTGTATCATTCGCCACCTGCGAATCTCGTCGATTGGGTAGGATTCCAAAACTTTATCGAGATTTTCAACATTCCAATCTGGCGTGATACGTTCTTTAGTGTATTGGCCTGGACGGTTATTTGGACGTTTGGTGCTACGACTTTGCAAATTGCGCTCGGTATTTTCCTTGCCGTACTGATGAATCAGAAGGGAATCATCCTTCAAAAGACCATCCGTACGATTTTCATTTTACCGTGGGCGGTTCCTGCGTTCGTATCTATTCTAGTTTTCGCCGGAATGTTCAACGAAACATTCGGTACCATCAACCGTGATATCCTGGCTGCCTTCGGGCTTGGGGATATTCCTTGGCTGACAAATCCGACGTATACGAAAATTGCTTTGATCATGATCCAGACGTGGCTTGGGTTCCCGTTCATTTTTGCGATGGTTACGGGTGTATTGCAGTCGATTCCTAATGAATTGTATGAGGCCGCTGATGTTGACGGCGCTTCAATTTTCCAGAAATTCAGAAGCATTACGTTGCCGCTCGTGTTGTATGCAACAGCACCGATCATGATTACTCAGTACACGTTCAACTTCAATAACTTTAATGTCATCTTCCTCTTCAATGGAGGAGGTCCGGCGGTTCCAAACCAGAATGCGGGGGGAACCGATATCTTGATTTCCTGGATCTACAACTTGACGATGACATCTGCCCAATACGGAAAAGCGGCAGCGATTACCATGATCCTGTCCTTGATCGTCATTACCGTAGCCTTGTGGCAGTTCAGAAGAACGAAATCATTCCAAGAAGAGGATATGATGTAA
- a CDS encoding sugar ABC transporter permease, whose translation MKNNKRILQLTFSYIVILVMVTIILYPILWIVGSSFNPGNSLSGSSIIPENATLKHYKELFDPAQSDYLIWYWNTIKICVLTMLFSVALVCMTAYSFSRFRFVGRKNGLMTFLILQMIPNFAALIAIYALANLTGLLDTHLALILVYTGGAIPMNTYLMKGYLDTIPKELDESARMDGAGNFRIFWQIVMPLAKPMIAVICLFTFITPFTDFILARILLRSEDKFTLAVGLYEMIADQFGNEFTLFAAGSVLIAVPISLLFLSLQKYFVTGLTAGGTKG comes from the coding sequence ATGAAAAATAACAAACGCATCCTACAGCTGACGTTTTCGTATATAGTGATTCTGGTTATGGTCACGATCATCCTATACCCGATTCTATGGATTGTCGGATCATCCTTTAACCCGGGGAACAGCTTGTCAGGTTCCTCGATCATTCCTGAAAATGCAACGTTGAAACACTATAAAGAATTGTTCGACCCAGCACAGAGCGACTATCTGATCTGGTATTGGAACACGATTAAGATCTGTGTTCTGACGATGCTGTTCTCCGTGGCGCTTGTGTGTATGACGGCTTATTCATTCTCAAGGTTCCGTTTCGTTGGTCGTAAAAATGGTTTGATGACTTTCTTGATTCTGCAAATGATCCCGAACTTTGCTGCCTTGATTGCTATTTATGCTTTAGCGAACTTGACGGGCTTGCTTGATACCCACCTAGCGTTGATTCTCGTTTACACAGGTGGAGCGATTCCAATGAATACGTACTTGATGAAAGGGTATTTGGATACCATCCCTAAAGAGCTGGACGAGTCGGCTCGTATGGACGGTGCAGGGAACTTCCGTATTTTCTGGCAGATTGTTATGCCACTTGCAAAGCCGATGATTGCGGTTATCTGCCTGTTTACGTTCATTACACCGTTCACAGATTTCATCCTGGCCCGTATTCTGCTGCGTTCGGAAGATAAATTCACACTCGCAGTAGGACTTTATGAAATGATTGCCGATCAGTTCGGGAATGAGTTCACACTGTTTGCTGCCGGTTCTGTATTGATTGCGGTGCCGATTTCCTTGCTTTTCTTATCCTTACAGAAATATTTCGTTACTGGATTGACAGCAGGGGGGACGAAGGGATAA
- a CDS encoding ArsA family ATPase, whose amino-acid sequence MKGLHENKVIFVGGKGGVGKSTSSASLAVALAKEGHRILVVSTDPAHNLGDIFHEKVNHEKTALMENLWGIEIDPVHESKRYISGVKDNLEGLVKSKMVEEVHRQIDMASASPGADEAALFDRLISIILEESEHFDKIVFDTAPTGHTIRLLTLPELMSVWIDGMLERRKKINDNYTQLLNDGDPVDDPIYDVLQRRKEKFAAVREIILDPDQTGFVFVLIPERLPILETEQAIRKLKQHDLIVKTLIINKVLPDYADGEFLAKRRKQEETYLEEIREKFKEQQLIQIPLFEEDVSDMNKLKTFSNNLSDGVKAP is encoded by the coding sequence ATGAAAGGTTTGCATGAGAATAAGGTTATTTTTGTGGGTGGAAAAGGAGGAGTAGGAAAGTCAACATCCTCTGCTTCCCTTGCTGTTGCGCTTGCAAAAGAAGGACATCGGATCCTTGTGGTATCTACCGACCCTGCCCATAACCTTGGAGATATATTTCATGAAAAAGTCAATCATGAGAAAACAGCATTAATGGAAAACCTCTGGGGAATTGAAATCGATCCCGTTCATGAATCTAAGCGATACATTTCCGGTGTGAAAGATAATTTAGAAGGCCTTGTGAAATCAAAAATGGTGGAAGAGGTTCACAGACAGATTGATATGGCTAGTGCTTCTCCGGGGGCGGATGAAGCGGCTCTGTTTGATCGTCTCATTTCTATCATTCTTGAAGAATCGGAGCATTTTGACAAGATCGTATTTGATACAGCGCCAACAGGGCATACGATCCGTTTATTGACGCTGCCGGAACTAATGAGTGTTTGGATCGATGGAATGCTTGAACGCAGAAAAAAGATTAACGACAACTACACACAGCTGCTGAATGATGGGGATCCAGTTGATGATCCTATTTACGATGTGCTGCAGCGTAGGAAAGAAAAATTTGCGGCCGTAAGGGAAATAATCCTTGATCCAGATCAAACTGGTTTTGTATTTGTACTGATCCCGGAACGGCTTCCCATTCTTGAAACCGAACAGGCGATTCGTAAATTGAAACAGCATGACTTGATTGTGAAGACTTTGATCATCAATAAAGTTTTGCCCGATTACGCAGACGGTGAATTTCTTGCCAAGAGACGGAAACAGGAAGAAACATATCTAGAGGAAATTAGAGAGAAATTCAAAGAACAACAGTTAATTCAAATCCCATTATTTGAAGAAGACGTTTCCGATATGAACAAACTAAAAACCTTCTCAAACAACCTGAGTGACGGCGTAAAGGCACCGTGA
- a CDS encoding cory-CC-star protein, whose product MEKKFSLKRLFEFYDEVLSLPHKQEIARELRDEDDLFLLLVYSDMLGIPNPAFYYTLELYPHIIEKFHDWHLRMGMEKSPLDGIRCC is encoded by the coding sequence ATGGAGAAAAAGTTTTCGTTAAAGCGGTTATTTGAGTTTTATGATGAAGTGTTAAGCCTCCCTCACAAACAGGAAATTGCCAGGGAACTGAGGGATGAGGATGATCTCTTTTTACTTCTTGTGTATTCAGACATGTTAGGAATACCGAATCCAGCTTTTTATTATACATTAGAACTGTATCCGCACATTATTGAAAAGTTTCACGACTGGCATTTGCGAATGGGGATGGAAAAGTCTCCGCTCGATGGCATTCGTTGTTGTTAG
- a CDS encoding extracellular solute-binding protein, which produces MKKWLSLLFIAFLTVAMLAACAPDREEEASGGESSSDDTSSESSEDGMPEKPEKLVVWEDKEKGVGLEPAIASFEEEHGIKVEFKELDMASKMGEQLRLDGPAGTGPDVLTLPHDQIGQMAIEGLLSPVEVDSSVTDLYTEASIQAQTYDGNLYGLPKSTETPVFIYNKEHMTEVPENFDELFEFSKEFNNGDQYGFLALWDNFYFGNSIMAGYGGYVFGEDGGALNPQDLGLSNEGAVEGAQYIQKWYEEVFPSGIVGESGGSAKDGLFQEGNVAAMMDGPWAYQGLNEAGIDYGVAPLPKLPNGEYPQTFVGVKGWHLSAASENKEWATELIKWITNEENAKIRYEETNEIPPVKSLIEDPIIADNEKARAVAVQSERAVPMPNIPEMGEVWEPMAQALQVVATGKAQPEDALTEAQETIKTQIELNHSGN; this is translated from the coding sequence ATGAAAAAGTGGTTGAGCTTATTGTTTATCGCTTTTCTTACGGTTGCGATGCTGGCTGCTTGTGCGCCGGATCGTGAAGAGGAAGCGAGTGGAGGAGAGTCTAGTAGTGATGATACATCTTCTGAATCCTCAGAAGACGGCATGCCAGAAAAACCTGAAAAGCTGGTCGTTTGGGAAGACAAAGAAAAAGGTGTCGGCCTAGAGCCTGCGATTGCTAGTTTCGAAGAGGAACATGGCATTAAAGTAGAATTCAAAGAGTTGGATATGGCGTCGAAAATGGGAGAACAGCTTCGTCTTGATGGACCGGCTGGGACAGGCCCTGACGTATTGACATTGCCACATGATCAGATCGGTCAAATGGCTATTGAAGGCCTGCTTTCTCCGGTTGAAGTGGATAGTTCTGTGACAGATCTTTATACAGAAGCTTCCATCCAAGCACAAACATACGATGGAAACCTATACGGACTTCCAAAGTCTACTGAAACTCCGGTTTTCATTTATAACAAAGAACATATGACAGAAGTACCTGAAAACTTTGATGAACTATTCGAGTTCTCGAAAGAATTTAATAATGGCGATCAATATGGTTTCTTAGCTCTATGGGATAATTTCTACTTCGGAAACTCCATCATGGCTGGTTACGGTGGGTATGTATTCGGTGAAGATGGAGGAGCTTTGAATCCTCAAGACCTTGGGTTGAGTAACGAAGGCGCTGTCGAAGGTGCCCAGTACATCCAAAAATGGTATGAGGAAGTCTTCCCATCCGGAATCGTTGGTGAAAGCGGAGGATCTGCGAAAGACGGCCTTTTCCAAGAAGGTAACGTTGCTGCCATGATGGACGGCCCATGGGCGTACCAGGGATTGAACGAAGCGGGAATCGACTATGGTGTTGCACCACTTCCGAAGCTTCCAAATGGTGAATATCCACAAACGTTTGTGGGTGTGAAAGGCTGGCACTTGTCTGCTGCTTCTGAAAACAAAGAGTGGGCGACAGAGTTGATCAAGTGGATCACAAACGAAGAAAACGCGAAAATCCGTTATGAAGAAACGAATGAAATCCCTCCAGTGAAGTCCTTGATTGAGGATCCAATCATTGCCGATAACGAGAAAGCACGTGCGGTTGCTGTTCAATCTGAGCGTGCAGTTCCAATGCCGAACATCCCTGAAATGGGAGAAGTTTGGGAGCCGATGGCACAAGCTTTACAAGTTGTAGCGACTGGTAAAGCTCAGCCGGAAGATGCGTTGACGGAAGCACAGGAAACGATCAAGACACAAATTGAGTTGAATCACTCAGGAAACTAA
- a CDS encoding glycoside hydrolase family 13 protein produces the protein MFKEAVYHRPKNNYAYAYNEKTIHIRLRTKKEDIDAVQLIHGDPYNWADGQWQAEQKPMQKSGSDELFDYWFATLEPPFRRLRYSFLLQDGKEKTVFTEKGFYDEVPLDDTAYHFCFPFLNSIDVFQAPEWVKDTVWYQIFPERFAHGDASLDPDGTLAWGSKAPSPTNFFGGDFQGVMDHLDHLEKLGINGIYFTPIFKAHSNHKYDTIDYMEIDPQFGDKATFRKLVKECHKRGIRVMLDAVFNHSGYYFEPFQDVLKNGIDSEYADWFHLRGDKVITDPLPNYDAFAYVSSMPKLNTENPEVKDYLLKVARYWIEEFDIDGWRLDVANEVDHAFWREFRQTVKEAKADAYILGEIWHDSMPWLQGDQFDAVMNYPFTNAVIDFFAKKKIGMEQFKNVLSHVQHMYPVSVNEVAFNLLDSHDTPRVLTYADGDKKAAQLMYLFQLSYEGTPCIYYGDEIGMTGGQDPGCRKCMIWEEEDQDQELFSFIQKLISLRKSEPAFGNHGRFSFIDYGDQVLAYEKRSDEQTLLFLINLSSDSLSIEGTSSSRIVDSDKNSTLQGERTSLSPSGYIILEKK, from the coding sequence ATGTTCAAAGAAGCCGTCTACCACAGACCGAAGAATAACTATGCTTACGCGTATAATGAGAAGACCATCCACATTCGTTTACGAACAAAAAAAGAGGATATCGATGCTGTCCAACTCATCCACGGAGATCCTTACAACTGGGCCGATGGACAGTGGCAGGCCGAACAAAAGCCCATGCAGAAATCCGGCTCTGACGAACTTTTCGACTATTGGTTTGCAACATTAGAACCACCCTTCCGCAGACTCCGCTACTCCTTTTTACTGCAGGACGGAAAAGAGAAAACCGTCTTCACCGAAAAAGGCTTTTATGACGAGGTTCCATTAGATGATACCGCTTATCACTTCTGCTTCCCGTTCTTGAACAGCATCGACGTCTTTCAGGCACCTGAGTGGGTTAAGGATACGGTATGGTATCAAATTTTCCCTGAACGGTTCGCGCACGGAGATGCCTCCCTGGATCCTGATGGGACCTTGGCATGGGGAAGTAAAGCTCCATCTCCAACGAACTTTTTTGGAGGGGATTTTCAAGGCGTCATGGATCATCTCGATCACCTTGAAAAACTCGGCATCAACGGCATTTATTTCACACCGATATTCAAGGCCCATTCCAATCATAAATATGACACGATCGACTACATGGAAATCGACCCGCAATTCGGGGATAAAGCAACCTTCCGCAAGCTCGTGAAAGAGTGTCATAAACGCGGCATCCGGGTCATGTTGGACGCCGTTTTCAATCATAGCGGTTACTACTTCGAACCGTTTCAGGACGTACTAAAAAATGGAATCGATTCCGAATATGCGGACTGGTTCCATTTAAGAGGAGACAAAGTCATCACAGATCCTCTCCCGAACTACGACGCTTTCGCTTATGTATCCAGCATGCCGAAGCTCAATACAGAAAACCCTGAAGTCAAAGACTACCTTCTGAAAGTCGCTCGCTATTGGATTGAAGAGTTTGATATTGATGGATGGCGGCTGGATGTTGCGAATGAAGTAGACCATGCTTTCTGGAGAGAATTCCGTCAAACCGTCAAGGAAGCAAAAGCGGACGCTTATATTCTCGGGGAAATCTGGCATGACTCGATGCCCTGGCTGCAAGGCGATCAGTTCGATGCGGTCATGAACTACCCGTTCACAAACGCAGTCATCGACTTTTTTGCTAAGAAAAAAATCGGGATGGAACAATTTAAGAATGTGCTGTCCCATGTCCAGCATATGTATCCTGTATCGGTGAATGAAGTCGCGTTTAACCTTCTCGACAGTCATGACACCCCTAGAGTCCTGACCTATGCTGATGGAGATAAAAAGGCAGCTCAATTGATGTACCTTTTCCAGCTTTCTTATGAAGGGACCCCTTGCATATATTACGGAGATGAAATAGGCATGACAGGCGGACAAGACCCTGGCTGCCGAAAATGCATGATATGGGAAGAAGAGGATCAAGATCAGGAGTTGTTCTCCTTTATACAGAAGTTGATCAGCCTTCGAAAATCAGAGCCAGCATTTGGTAACCACGGCAGGTTCTCATTCATTGATTACGGGGATCAAGTCCTTGCCTATGAAAAAAGGTCTGATGAACAGACTCTTTTGTTCTTAATCAACCTTTCCTCCGACTCCCTTTCTATAGAGGGCACATCATCATCAAGAATCGTGGACAGTGACAAAAACTCCACACTTCAAGGGGAAAGAACATCTTTAAGCCCATCTGGATATATAATTTTGGAGAAAAAGTAA